From Myxococcales bacterium, a single genomic window includes:
- a CDS encoding DUF3427 domain-containing protein, with protein sequence MPGLPRGLYEQLLTEALAARLEQVDARGPLTAELRAAEAADRIALHVARIVERAVASESESNRVVAGLTLARRLLAQIDAAVSEGEAPVDPGSILRSVRSILPDGSPEDLAEPLIPLLDTILLTNAPGEPRVGSQLLTEIASADGIDVLMAFIRRSGIAPLLDALREHREHGRKLRVLTTTYTGSTEGKALDQLRAIGAEVRVSYDTSTTRLHAKAWLFHRRSGFSTAYIGSSNLTHSAQVTGLEWNVRVSGARNASVVDKVSAVFESYWESGDFVPYEAAEFAERVEQGVRSASSILLSPLEVRLEPFQERMLEKLAFARERGRHKNLLVSATGTGKTVMAAVDYARLRGTLPRGRLLFVAHRKEILTQAQATFRYALRDAAFGELWVGGSRPRRFEHVFASIQSLGAADLADLDPEHFDVVIVDEFHHAAARSYRDFLDHIRPRELLGLTATPERSDGLPVLDWFDGRIAAELRLWDAIDQHRLSPFVYYGIHDGLDLRDVPWRRGRGYDVEGLSNLLTANDVWAKRVIKQLLERIDEPGAMRALGFCVSVDHARFMARVFNEAGIRATAVWADSPMNERIAALADLAARRVNAVFSVDLFNEGIDVPVVDTVLFLRPTDSPTLFLQQLGRGLRRSADKNACTVLDFVGQHRREFRFERRFRALLGGTRRDLLDAIDKRFPFLPAGCHMELDAVAREIVLENIRQGIPSQWSAKVEALAQLAGAKGAGVTLAQYLDDTDLDLDDVFVGDRTWSDLREAAGLPVAASGPHESVLRRAIGRLLHVDDVTRIDGYRRLLSRDEAPAGEELSERDRRLLRMLVASIAGRAIDKSASLDEASSLLWSHPQVRAELLELLALLAGRVDRVHPALSAHPDVPLSVHGRYSRVELLAAFGVGEGAKVAAWQTGVRYLKAQDADLLAFTLDKTSGQFSPTTRYRDYAISRDLIHWESQSAVREASATGVRYQNHAGLGSSIFLFARLRTDDRAFWFLGPASYVRHESECPMAITWRLHFALPGDLFTTFAAAVA encoded by the coding sequence ATGCCCGGCCTGCCGCGCGGCCTCTACGAACAACTTCTCACCGAGGCTCTCGCCGCGCGCCTCGAACAGGTCGACGCACGCGGGCCGTTGACGGCAGAGCTGCGCGCCGCGGAGGCGGCAGATCGGATCGCGCTCCACGTCGCGCGGATCGTGGAGCGGGCTGTCGCGTCGGAGTCCGAGAGCAACCGGGTGGTGGCGGGGCTGACGCTCGCGCGTCGGCTGCTCGCTCAGATCGACGCCGCAGTCTCGGAGGGCGAGGCCCCCGTGGACCCGGGCAGCATCCTGCGCAGCGTCCGCTCGATCCTGCCCGACGGCTCGCCGGAGGACCTCGCCGAGCCGCTCATTCCGTTGCTCGACACCATCTTGCTGACCAACGCTCCCGGCGAGCCGCGCGTCGGCAGTCAGCTCCTCACGGAGATCGCCTCCGCCGACGGCATCGACGTCTTGATGGCGTTCATCAGGCGGAGTGGCATCGCTCCGCTACTCGACGCGTTGCGCGAGCACCGTGAACACGGGCGCAAACTGCGCGTGCTGACCACCACCTACACCGGGTCGACCGAAGGCAAGGCGCTCGACCAACTTCGCGCAATCGGCGCCGAGGTTCGTGTCTCTTACGACACCAGCACGACGCGTCTGCACGCCAAGGCTTGGCTCTTCCACCGGCGCTCGGGCTTCTCGACTGCGTACATCGGCTCGTCGAACCTGACTCACTCTGCCCAGGTAACGGGGCTCGAGTGGAACGTGCGCGTCTCCGGTGCACGCAACGCATCGGTCGTCGACAAGGTGTCCGCGGTATTCGAGAGCTACTGGGAGAGCGGAGACTTCGTGCCGTACGAGGCGGCGGAGTTCGCCGAACGGGTCGAGCAAGGCGTGCGCTCCGCTTCCAGCATCCTGCTCAGTCCGCTAGAAGTGCGGCTCGAGCCGTTCCAGGAGCGGATGCTCGAGAAGCTCGCCTTCGCGCGCGAGCGCGGTCGCCACAAGAACCTGCTCGTCTCCGCGACGGGTACCGGCAAGACCGTGATGGCCGCGGTGGACTACGCCCGCCTTCGCGGAACGCTGCCTCGGGGCCGGCTCCTGTTCGTCGCGCACCGGAAGGAAATCCTCACGCAAGCCCAGGCTACCTTTCGCTACGCGCTCCGCGATGCAGCGTTCGGCGAGCTCTGGGTTGGCGGCAGTCGGCCGCGTCGCTTCGAGCACGTCTTTGCATCCATCCAGAGCCTCGGCGCCGCCGACTTGGCCGACCTCGACCCAGAGCATTTCGACGTGGTGATCGTGGACGAGTTCCACCACGCGGCGGCGCGGAGTTATCGAGATTTCCTCGACCACATTCGGCCGCGGGAGCTCCTTGGACTGACGGCAACCCCCGAACGCAGCGACGGCCTTCCAGTGCTCGACTGGTTCGACGGCCGCATCGCCGCCGAGCTCCGTCTGTGGGACGCCATTGACCAGCACCGCCTGTCCCCCTTCGTCTACTACGGGATCCACGACGGCCTCGATCTGCGGGACGTGCCCTGGCGCCGCGGACGCGGATACGACGTGGAGGGGCTGTCTAACCTGCTCACCGCCAACGACGTCTGGGCCAAGCGGGTCATCAAGCAGTTGCTCGAGCGCATCGACGAGCCCGGTGCCATGCGCGCGCTCGGCTTCTGCGTGAGCGTCGATCACGCGCGCTTCATGGCACGAGTGTTCAACGAGGCGGGCATCCGAGCGACCGCCGTGTGGGCCGACAGCCCCATGAACGAGCGTATCGCCGCGCTTGCGGATCTCGCGGCTCGGCGCGTGAACGCGGTCTTCTCCGTTGATCTGTTCAACGAGGGCATCGATGTGCCGGTGGTGGACACGGTGCTGTTCCTGCGCCCGACGGACAGCCCGACGCTCTTCCTGCAGCAACTCGGGCGCGGACTGCGGCGGAGCGCCGACAAGAACGCCTGCACGGTGCTCGACTTCGTCGGCCAGCATCGCCGCGAGTTCCGCTTCGAGCGGCGCTTCCGCGCACTGCTCGGCGGGACGCGAAGAGATCTGCTCGACGCTATCGACAAGCGGTTCCCTTTCTTACCGGCCGGGTGTCACATGGAGCTCGACGCCGTCGCGCGCGAGATCGTGCTCGAGAACATCCGGCAAGGGATCCCTTCCCAGTGGTCCGCCAAGGTCGAAGCGCTGGCTCAGCTCGCCGGTGCGAAGGGTGCGGGGGTCACGCTCGCGCAGTACCTGGACGATACCGATCTCGATCTCGACGACGTGTTCGTCGGCGACCGGACCTGGTCTGACCTTAGAGAGGCCGCAGGGCTCCCAGTTGCGGCGTCGGGCCCGCATGAGAGCGTTCTCCGTCGCGCGATCGGCCGGCTGCTCCACGTGGACGATGTGACCCGGATCGACGGCTATCGGCGCCTGCTCTCGCGCGACGAGGCGCCGGCAGGCGAGGAGCTCTCGGAGCGAGACCGGCGACTCTTGCGGATGCTGGTGGCGTCGATTGCCGGCCGAGCGATCGACAAGAGCGCCTCACTCGATGAAGCCAGCTCGCTGCTCTGGTCCCATCCACAGGTGCGCGCGGAGCTTCTCGAGCTGCTGGCGCTGCTGGCGGGACGAGTTGATCGAGTCCACCCGGCGCTCTCCGCTCACCCTGACGTTCCACTCTCTGTGCATGGGCGTTATTCCCGCGTCGAGCTCCTCGCCGCGTTCGGCGTCGGCGAGGGCGCAAAGGTGGCCGCTTGGCAGACCGGCGTTCGCTATTTGAAAGCTCAAGACGCCGATCTGCTGGCGTTCACCCTCGACAAGACCAGCGGCCAGTTCTCGCCAACGACGCGCTATCGCGACTACGCCATCAGCCGCGATCTCATCCACTGGGAGAGCCAGTCGGCCGTGCGAGAGGCCAGCGCTACCGGCGTTCGCTACCAGAACCACGCCGGGCTCGGCTCTTCGATCTTCCTGTTTGCGCGATTGCGAACCGACGACCGCGCCTTCTGGTTTCTGGGACCTGCCAGCTACGTCCGCCACGAGTCCGAGTGCCCAATGGCGATCACCTGGCGACTCCACTTTGCACTGCCCGGCGATCTCTTCACGACCTTCGCCGCCGCCGTCGCCTAG
- a CDS encoding alpha/beta hydrolase — MEQVEIGGLNIAFERKGSGPPVVLLHGGLSDGREWRRQLDELSDEFTLVAWDAPGCGGSADPPASFRMPDYADCLVAFIGALGLGRPHVLGLSWGGTLALELYRRWPNIPRTLLLASSYAGWAGSLPAHVITERLDEMLRALLRPPEQLVRGFIPSLLTHRAPAEMVEELVMVMSDFRPSGCRPMLHAMAEADLRDVLPRIEVPTLLLSGDADVRSPPEVAEQLHAQIPDSTLRVLPGVGHQSNIEAARAFNAAVREFLRGR; from the coding sequence ATGGAGCAGGTCGAGATTGGTGGTCTCAACATCGCGTTCGAGCGGAAGGGCTCGGGGCCTCCCGTCGTCCTGCTTCACGGCGGACTCTCCGATGGGCGTGAGTGGCGGAGGCAGCTCGATGAGCTTTCGGACGAGTTCACGCTCGTGGCGTGGGACGCGCCGGGCTGCGGAGGTTCTGCTGATCCTCCCGCTTCATTCCGCATGCCGGATTACGCCGATTGCCTGGTCGCGTTCATCGGAGCTCTCGGGCTGGGCCGCCCGCATGTGCTCGGGCTGTCCTGGGGCGGCACGCTGGCACTGGAGCTGTACCGCCGCTGGCCGAACATTCCCCGGACGCTGCTGCTGGCGTCCAGCTACGCAGGCTGGGCGGGTTCGCTCCCAGCCCACGTGATTACCGAGCGGCTCGACGAGATGCTGCGCGCGCTGCTACGACCTCCGGAGCAGCTCGTGCGGGGATTCATCCCGAGCTTGCTCACCCATCGCGCGCCCGCCGAGATGGTCGAGGAGCTGGTGATGGTCATGTCCGACTTCCGACCGAGTGGATGCCGCCCGATGCTTCATGCGATGGCGGAAGCCGACCTCCGGGACGTGCTGCCCCGCATCGAGGTTCCGACCCTGCTGCTCTCCGGCGATGCCGACGTACGGTCACCTCCCGAAGTTGCCGAGCAGCTGCACGCGCAGATCCCCGACTCGACGCTGCGCGTGCTTCCCGGCGTGGGTCACCAGAGCAACATCGAGGCAGCCCGCGCGTTCAATGCTGCCGTGCGGGAGTTTCTGAGAGGGAGGTAG
- a CDS encoding AAA family ATPase: MSPIGLYPRGGPRPTTSHAEQALHRALAAGLPQAWTAWHSLKARSESGWEGEGDFVLAIPDRGMLVLEVKGGAIEVRDGQWLQNGRQMARTPRDQGHALARLLLQKLEERGARSTPPFAIATAFPDSPFSNPPRQGDLDGAVLGQQDLPYLREALEAMRERLFSAQQRPRDARFIELLHELWGETWTPRLVLGDRARLREQELVPLDEQQLHVLDNLKRNQRLLITGGPGTGKTLLACELWRRLRARGARPVLMCWTNALAAALRASGIDDAFTVRELAAGLIAEVGIEPEGGAPSSAWSAETWDMVPLHAAADALEVARERYDAVVIDEAQDLSLNDWELVRGLAEGRWLWGFADDGQGFWRERRVPKECFGAEYELRERYRCPEPLAAFADHYRVKEPASVPPAGEVAPVRFSSAPPPGPIVAIDELRVMRLPSATALEEYAAREIQKALAEGVQPHDIAVLSLGGQLKTELCARERIGQVLVRRADAPDAGERVIADTFLRFKGLERPLVLVVELDRGKHRYDVRMHVALTRATVRCVVLATREELEADERLGAVLS, translated from the coding sequence GTGTCCCCGATCGGCCTGTACCCTCGCGGTGGCCCGCGCCCGACGACGAGTCATGCGGAGCAAGCGCTCCACCGCGCGCTTGCGGCGGGTCTTCCGCAAGCTTGGACCGCGTGGCACTCGTTGAAGGCGCGGTCGGAGTCGGGGTGGGAAGGGGAAGGGGACTTCGTGCTCGCGATCCCCGATCGCGGCATGCTCGTGCTCGAGGTGAAGGGCGGCGCCATCGAGGTGCGAGATGGGCAGTGGCTGCAGAATGGCAGGCAGATGGCCCGCACGCCCCGCGACCAAGGGCATGCGCTCGCCCGTCTCCTCTTGCAGAAGCTCGAGGAGCGCGGAGCGAGGAGCACACCCCCGTTCGCCATCGCGACGGCGTTTCCGGACAGCCCCTTCAGCAACCCGCCGCGCCAGGGTGATCTCGACGGGGCGGTGCTCGGCCAGCAAGATCTTCCCTACTTGCGCGAAGCGCTCGAGGCGATGCGCGAGCGCCTCTTTTCTGCGCAGCAGCGGCCGCGCGATGCGCGCTTCATCGAGCTCTTGCACGAGCTCTGGGGTGAGACCTGGACGCCGCGCCTCGTGCTGGGTGACCGCGCGCGCCTGCGGGAGCAGGAGCTCGTCCCGCTCGACGAGCAGCAGCTCCACGTGCTCGACAATCTGAAGCGTAACCAGCGCCTGCTGATCACGGGGGGGCCCGGCACGGGCAAGACGCTGCTCGCGTGCGAGCTGTGGCGGAGGCTCCGCGCCCGAGGCGCGCGGCCCGTGCTGATGTGCTGGACCAACGCGCTCGCGGCCGCGCTGCGCGCGAGCGGCATCGACGACGCGTTCACGGTACGAGAGCTCGCGGCGGGGTTGATTGCCGAGGTGGGCATCGAGCCGGAGGGTGGTGCACCGTCGAGCGCGTGGTCGGCGGAGACGTGGGACATGGTGCCGCTCCACGCAGCGGCCGACGCGCTGGAGGTTGCGCGCGAGCGCTACGACGCGGTGGTGATCGACGAGGCGCAGGATCTCTCGCTGAACGACTGGGAGCTCGTGCGAGGTCTGGCAGAGGGCCGCTGGCTCTGGGGTTTCGCCGACGACGGCCAGGGTTTCTGGCGCGAGCGTCGGGTTCCGAAGGAGTGTTTTGGTGCCGAATACGAGCTGCGCGAGCGATACCGCTGTCCCGAGCCGCTGGCGGCGTTTGCGGATCACTATCGGGTGAAGGAGCCCGCGTCGGTGCCGCCGGCCGGTGAGGTGGCGCCCGTGCGTTTCTCGTCGGCGCCCCCACCGGGACCGATCGTCGCCATCGATGAGCTGAGGGTGATGCGCTTGCCGAGCGCGACGGCGCTCGAGGAGTACGCGGCGCGGGAGATCCAGAAGGCGCTAGCCGAGGGCGTGCAGCCCCACGACATTGCGGTGCTCTCGCTCGGCGGGCAGCTGAAGACGGAGCTCTGCGCACGCGAGCGCATCGGCCAGGTCCTCGTGCGTCGCGCGGACGCACCCGATGCTGGCGAGCGCGTGATTGCGGACACGTTCCTGCGCTTCAAGGGGTTGGAGCGCCCGCTCGTGCTGGTGGTGGAGCTCGACCGCGGCAAGCATCGGTACGACGTGCGCATGCACGTGGCGCTCACGCGGGCGACGGTGCGATGTGTGGTGCTTGCGACCAGAGAAGAGCTCGAGGCGGATGAAAGGTTGGGGGCGGTGTTGAGTTAG
- a CDS encoding VWA domain-containing protein, with the protein MKSLIRTKLQLVTVASLVAACSGAPSVNDAAGGAAGQAGTAGTTGTGPEDGEVKGSGAGGLGGGMGGGGGASAGGSAGAGEGGEGGDSGGGGAGGEPGAGGAAGAGGSGGSAAGGAPAVGPGVLTAGVWDDNRNFERFLGYRAELTAAQTPGLLGFSLAEHEAAHTASPSWLVPHEKLDIALVIDTTGSMTDEMEYLKAELIAISDTITKLHPNAEQRWSLIVYRDTTDDYVVRWFGLRSDVQDLQAKLALQTADGGGDFPEAPHAAFEKLNQLYWRSGPNVSRLAFWVADAPHHDDKAAAFTTALRGTRDLGIHVYPIASSGVDELTELSMRSAAQITGGRYMFLTDDSGVGGPHKEPSIPCYFVTKLDDAMVRMVDIEMSGKYREPAASEIIRTGGDPKNGACQLESGATVTVF; encoded by the coding sequence ATGAAGTCGCTCATCCGAACCAAGTTGCAGTTGGTGACGGTGGCCTCGCTGGTCGCCGCGTGTTCCGGTGCGCCGTCGGTGAACGACGCCGCGGGCGGCGCGGCAGGTCAGGCCGGCACCGCAGGCACGACCGGCACGGGCCCCGAGGATGGCGAGGTCAAGGGCTCCGGTGCAGGAGGCCTGGGCGGAGGCATGGGTGGAGGCGGCGGAGCGAGTGCCGGCGGAAGCGCGGGCGCAGGAGAAGGTGGAGAGGGAGGAGATTCGGGGGGCGGAGGAGCGGGAGGTGAGCCTGGCGCGGGAGGCGCGGCTGGCGCGGGCGGATCCGGCGGGTCCGCTGCGGGCGGCGCGCCAGCCGTGGGCCCCGGCGTGCTGACCGCCGGAGTGTGGGACGACAACCGGAACTTCGAGCGCTTCCTCGGTTATCGAGCGGAGCTGACGGCCGCACAGACGCCCGGATTGCTCGGGTTCTCTCTGGCCGAGCACGAGGCGGCCCACACCGCCAGCCCGAGCTGGCTCGTGCCGCACGAGAAGCTCGACATCGCGCTCGTGATCGACACGACGGGCAGCATGACCGACGAGATGGAGTACCTGAAGGCGGAGCTCATCGCGATCTCCGACACGATCACGAAGCTTCACCCGAACGCCGAGCAGCGCTGGTCGCTGATCGTGTACCGCGACACCACGGACGACTACGTGGTCCGCTGGTTCGGCCTCCGCAGTGACGTCCAGGACCTGCAAGCGAAGCTCGCGCTGCAGACGGCCGACGGTGGCGGAGACTTCCCGGAAGCGCCTCACGCTGCGTTCGAGAAGCTCAACCAGCTCTACTGGCGCAGTGGTCCGAACGTGTCCCGGCTCGCCTTCTGGGTCGCGGACGCACCGCACCACGACGACAAGGCGGCCGCCTTCACCACCGCACTGCGTGGCACCCGCGATCTCGGCATTCACGTCTACCCGATCGCCTCGAGCGGGGTTGACGAGCTGACCGAGCTGTCGATGCGTTCGGCGGCGCAGATCACCGGTGGGCGGTACATGTTCCTGACCGACGACTCCGGCGTCGGCGGCCCGCACAAGGAGCCGAGCATCCCGTGCTACTTCGTCACGAAACTCGACGACGCGATGGTCCGCATGGTTGACATCGAGATGAGCGGCAAGTACCGCGAGCCTGCGGCCAGCGAGATCATCCGCACCGGCGGTGATCCAAAGAACGGCGCCTGCCAGCTCGAGTCGGGCGCGACGGTTACGGTGTTCTGA
- a CDS encoding SUMF1/EgtB/PvdO family nonheme iron enzyme, producing MRLSMACIGVGSDLEQGRTCDPLTGELAPLAMAGAAPPLVVGSWPGAKVGACSSVAPEGMVCVPGGAFLLGDATRAGLGGADKASVPEHLVVLPSFHLDREELTVGRLRALLSAHPELTPPQGKTTGSSSLFEFCSFDPSGTNDALPANCLDWHQAAAYCAARGARLPTEAEWEFAAANRDAETLYPWGDSDDLCAIAIVERGPSSAPSGCRITASGVLDPGPVVGGGPLDFTQLGIHDLGGSLLEWVQDSSDRYDGECWAKAGALEDPVCSTSGPDAVVRGGSFADLGIDARAAGRRHAPRTGVSGALGVRCAAD from the coding sequence ATGCGTCTGTCGATGGCATGCATCGGGGTCGGCTCCGACCTCGAGCAGGGGCGTACCTGCGATCCACTGACCGGTGAGCTCGCCCCCCTCGCAATGGCCGGCGCTGCACCACCGCTGGTGGTCGGGAGCTGGCCTGGCGCCAAGGTCGGTGCTTGCTCGTCCGTCGCGCCCGAAGGCATGGTCTGTGTACCGGGGGGCGCGTTCCTGCTGGGTGACGCCACCCGCGCGGGCCTGGGCGGTGCCGACAAGGCGAGCGTCCCCGAGCACTTGGTGGTCTTGCCGTCCTTCCATCTGGATCGAGAAGAGCTGACCGTCGGGCGTCTGCGCGCACTTCTGAGCGCGCACCCCGAGCTCACTCCGCCACAAGGCAAGACCACGGGAAGCTCCTCGCTGTTCGAGTTCTGCTCGTTCGATCCCAGCGGGACGAACGACGCGTTGCCCGCGAACTGCCTGGATTGGCATCAGGCCGCGGCCTACTGCGCCGCGCGTGGGGCCCGCCTGCCCACAGAAGCGGAGTGGGAGTTCGCCGCTGCCAATCGCGATGCCGAGACCCTCTACCCCTGGGGCGACAGCGACGACTTGTGCGCCATCGCCATCGTGGAGCGCGGGCCGTCGAGCGCGCCGTCGGGCTGCCGGATCACCGCGTCGGGCGTGCTGGATCCAGGTCCGGTCGTCGGGGGCGGCCCGCTCGATTTCACCCAGCTCGGGATCCACGATCTGGGCGGATCACTGCTCGAGTGGGTGCAGGATTCCTCCGATCGCTATGACGGCGAGTGTTGGGCCAAGGCCGGCGCGCTCGAGGATCCGGTGTGCAGCACGAGCGGCCCCGACGCCGTCGTTCGCGGGGGCAGCTTCGCAGATCTCGGGATCGACGCGCGGGCGGCGGGGCGAAGGCACGCTCCACGGACGGGCGTCTCCGGCGCATTGGGCGTGCGCTGTGCTGCGGACTGA
- a CDS encoding formylglycine-generating enzyme family protein: MRGGLVGWVALLTGSVAGCTPTAENRPQLVVILDTDLPVSGQLLSDPKISPDAAIDTLRIDLLDDTGASSGLLTVVASDPADWPVSFGIAGGSGRVRVRARAFRSGWAGSGESGGESVFEPVDALTVGRVIELDLPSDGVRRVRAVLRGDCLGVPSSFADPAQTCVGKGNESVAATQGVEVLDGHTPATEIGTWARARDVPCSGSAPVGATCIAGGYAVIGEPSLSHVSDGILSPYDPTPARPVAISPFHLDVREYTVERLRAALGASPSLLVGDEMPTVRDLASETLRTCTFLGLSDDGHDAYPLNCVSLAAARKLCQQAGGELPSEAQWEFAARGRGQRRFYAWGDDPPTCCDATFGMKYGGCPGDGPAETNGGPGCGDHIDATRDGVLDMTGNLQERTRSALAPYEAPCWGGQGVLDNPVCQTSDSTHAARGGTWSFSPAVAMLALRFTALDQHHSPYLGFRCAYPDVGAKP; the protein is encoded by the coding sequence GTGAGGGGAGGGTTGGTCGGCTGGGTCGCACTGCTGACTGGCAGCGTCGCCGGTTGCACCCCAACGGCGGAGAATCGCCCACAACTCGTCGTCATCCTGGACACGGACTTGCCCGTGTCGGGTCAACTGTTGAGCGACCCCAAGATTTCGCCCGATGCGGCCATCGACACGTTGCGCATCGATTTGCTCGACGATACGGGCGCATCGAGCGGGCTCTTGACGGTGGTTGCGTCGGATCCCGCGGACTGGCCCGTGTCCTTCGGCATCGCGGGGGGCTCTGGTCGCGTTCGCGTGCGCGCGCGGGCGTTTCGCAGCGGTTGGGCTGGGTCTGGCGAGTCCGGAGGCGAGTCCGTGTTCGAGCCGGTCGATGCTCTGACGGTCGGCCGGGTGATAGAGCTCGACTTGCCCAGTGACGGAGTGCGTCGCGTACGCGCCGTGCTGCGTGGCGACTGTTTGGGCGTCCCGTCGTCGTTTGCCGATCCCGCGCAGACCTGCGTGGGCAAGGGCAACGAAAGCGTGGCTGCAACACAGGGCGTCGAAGTGCTCGACGGCCACACGCCAGCGACGGAGATCGGGACCTGGGCGCGCGCCCGGGACGTCCCGTGCTCCGGGTCCGCCCCTGTGGGCGCCACGTGCATCGCCGGTGGGTACGCGGTGATCGGTGAGCCGTCACTCAGCCACGTGTCTGATGGAATCCTCTCGCCGTACGACCCAACCCCCGCTCGGCCGGTCGCCATCTCGCCGTTTCACCTGGACGTGCGGGAGTACACCGTCGAGCGATTGCGCGCCGCGCTCGGCGCCTCGCCGTCCCTGCTGGTCGGCGACGAAATGCCTACGGTACGCGATCTGGCCTCCGAGACTCTGCGAACCTGCACGTTCTTGGGGCTGAGCGATGACGGCCACGACGCTTATCCCCTCAACTGCGTCTCGCTCGCGGCAGCGCGCAAGCTCTGCCAGCAAGCCGGCGGTGAGCTGCCCAGCGAAGCCCAGTGGGAGTTCGCCGCTCGCGGTCGCGGCCAACGTCGTTTCTATGCTTGGGGCGATGACCCGCCGACCTGTTGCGACGCAACTTTCGGGATGAAGTACGGGGGATGTCCAGGCGACGGGCCGGCCGAGACCAACGGAGGGCCCGGCTGCGGGGATCACATTGATGCGACTCGGGACGGCGTGCTGGACATGACGGGCAATCTCCAGGAGCGCACGCGGAGCGCGCTCGCCCCGTACGAAGCGCCGTGCTGGGGCGGACAGGGCGTGCTCGACAATCCGGTTTGTCAGACGTCGGACAGCACCCACGCCGCTCGGGGCGGCACCTGGTCCTTCAGCCCCGCGGTCGCGATGCTTGCCCTGCGTTTCACCGCGCTCGATCAGCACCACTCGCCCTATCTGGGCTTCCGCTGCGCCTACCCGGACGTCGGAGCCAAGCCGTGA